The Flavobacterium sp. M31R6 nucleotide sequence TACGAAGGAAAATTATAATTTTTTAATTCTAAAAAAAGCCGTTCTTAATTGAATGGCTTTTTTTATTTTTGCATGCCGCTAAGAATAAAATTATTTCCCATAAATAAATAGTGATTTAAAAATAAATAGAGATGACAACACAAGAATTAATCCAACAAATTAAAATTAAAAAATCATTTCTATGCGTAGGTTTAGATGTGGATTTAAATAAAATTCCAAAGCATTTATTGGAATTGGAAGATCCTATTTTTGAATTTAACAAAGCTATTATTGATGCTACCCATGATTTGGCTGTGGCGTATAAACCCAATATTGCATTCTTTGAAGCATACGGAATAAAAGGATGGATGTCATTGCAAAAGACTATTAATTATATCAATGAAAAGCATCCTGAAATTTTTACGATTGCCGATGCCAAAAGAGGCGATATCGGTAATACTTCATCGATGTATGCCAAAGCTTTTTTTGAAGATTTAAATTTTGACAGTGTAACAGTTGCTCCTTATATGGGGAAAGATTCAGTTGAGCCTTTTCTAGCTTTTGAAAACAAACATACCATTATGTTGGCGTTGACATCAAATGAAGGTGCTTTTGATTTTCAAACCTTAATTGTTAATGGAACCCGAGGCGAAGCCGAACGGAGCGAAGCTAAAGAATTGTACAAACATGTATTGGAAACATCCAAAACTTGGAAGAATTCTGAAAATCTAATGTACGTAGTTGGCGCTACTAAAGCTGAATATTTTACCGAAGTTCGTAAAATTGTCCCTGACAGTTTCTTGCTTGTTCCTGGTGTTGGTGCACAAGGCGGAAGTCTTTCTGAAGTATGCAAATACGGAATGAATGACAATGTTGGATTGCTAATCAATTCTTCACGCGCCATTATTTATGCTTCGAATGGAACTGATTTTGCAGATGTAGCCAGAAACGAAGCCTTGAAAATGCAACAAGAGATGGAGGAAATTTTAAAGGGTTTAAATGTTTAAGAGTTTAATTCGTTTAAAAGTATAAAACTATTTAAACTTTAAACAAAATTAAACAATTCTTAAAATGAAACAATTAACGGACCAACTCGGTATTACCCACACTTTTGATTCTTCTCCCAAGCGAATCGTTTCTCTTGTGCCTTCCCAAACCGAATTGTTATATGATTTGGGTTTGGAAGACAGAATAGTGGGAATTACCAAGTTTTGTGTGCATCCCTATCATTTTAAATCTACAAAAAAAATCGTAGGCGGAACAAAGAAAGTGCATTATGATAAAATCCGTTCGTTGGAACCGGACATTATCATTTGCAACAAAGAGGAGAATACCCATGAAATGGTCGAAGAGTTGCGTAAAATTTGCCCAGTTTGGGTAACCAATATTGTTACTATCGAAGATAACTTTCAAATGATAACCGACTTTGGTCAGATATTTGATAAGAGAACAGAAGCTAGGAAATGGAATGATAAATTGGCTTTTGCCTTGAGCGATTTTAAAAATTTCATCAATGATATTCCGATTAAGAAAGTGGCTTATTTTATTTGGAAAGACCCTTACATGGTAGTGGGTTCGGGAACTTTTATAGATGAATTATTAAAGTTGAATCATTTTCAAAATCATTTTGCTTCAAAAGAACGATATCCTGAAATTGAACTTGAAAAAATGGAAACGGAAGGTGATTTGGATTTGATTTTGCTCTCATCAGAGCCGTTTCCTTTTAAAGCGGCGGACGGTTATGAAATTGCCAAATCTACCCATAATGCCCAAGCCGTTTTGGTGGACGGAGAAATGTTTTCCTGGTACGGAAGCCGATTGCTTAAGGCCTTTGATTATTTTAAATATTTGCATAAGAGCATTTAATTTTAACCGTATAAGAAATATAAGTTCATTTAAGTAGGATGTAAAAACGATAACTTATATTTCTTATATGGTAAACTTTTTGTGCTTTTCTAATGTTTCGGGATATTTTGTTTTTTTAGATGATAGTAAAAAAAGCAAAATGTTTCCCTTTAGCCCCGGGTGAAGTGGAAATCCTCCCGATTTTTATTCGGGAGATTGTAACGGAAAACGGGACGATGTTTCTAAAAATGCCTAATCTTTCTGCTCCAAATCAATAATCGAATTCAGATAAAAATGTCTTGAAAGTCGCTTGAGAACACCCAGAAATCTAAATTAAGTCTGAAAAAGAACTATATTTGCCAAATAAAAAAAAAGCTAAGTGATTAACTATACAGTATATAAGAACGAGAACAGCGATCAATGGGTCACTTTTGTGCATGGCGCTGGAGGAAGTTCATCCATTTGGTTTAAACAAATCAGGGATTTCAAAAAAGACTACAATATTTTGTTGTTGGATTTGAGAGGTCATGGAGAATCCAAAACAACTTTGAAAACGGCCTTCAAACAGAAATATACTTTTTCGGCTTTAGCCAATGATATTCTGGAAGTTTTGGATCATCTTAAAATTGAAAAATCACATTTTGTTGGAATTTCATTAGGAACAATCCTCATCAGACAATTGGCAGAAATGTATCCGGATAGAGTGCAAAGTATGATTCTGGGTGGAGCCATCTTAAAAATGAATTTCCGTTCCCAGATATTAATGCGTTTAGGAAACACTTTTAAATATGTATTGCCTTATTTGGTTTTGTATAAGTTTTTTGCTTTTGTTATAATGCCTAAAAAAAGTCACAAGCAATCACGATCACTTTTTATAAATGAAGCCAAGAAATTATATCAAAAAGAATTTATCAAGTGGTTTAAATTGACTGCTGAGATAAATCCAGTACTAAAGTGGTTCCGTCAGGTTGAATTGAATATCCCTACGCTTTATGTTATGGGAGAAGAAGATTATATGTTTTTGCCGTCAGTTCGTAAAGTTGTCGAAAGCCATTATAAATCATCCAAGTTATTCGTAATTGAAAATTGTGGACATGTGGTCAATGTAGAACAGCCTAATGCTTTTAATTCAGCTGTTTTGTCTTTTATACATAGGGCCAAATAAAATCAAACTTATTCTAAATAAAAAATGCCTGCACCATATAGATGCAGGCAATTTTATAACTAACCAAAACCAAAGTAATAAATAACCAGTTTATTACATTGCAAAGATCAGCATAATGTTTATTTTTTGTTGTTAAGGAACTGTTATTACTTTTTCTTGAAAAGTTAAGTTTTGTATTTTAATTTTAACACATTAAAATTTTGATTTTTCAAAAACAGAACTAATTGATTATCAGTATTTTTTTGATTTGGTTTAAGATTGACATTTTTGAATTTTAAAAAAGCATAAAAATCACTTTAGCTATTGTTATTTAAATTGATATTGCCATTGTGACCCAATCTTACTTCTTGTCCTGTAAAGCAAAAACTTTTTTCAACACATCCGAAGTTCTGGCATTCAAATTGGTTCGGATGTTTTTTTCTTCAACAGTAATCATTTTGAAAACTCCTTCCAATGCTTTTTTGGTTATGTAATCCGTAAGGTCTGGATTTACTTTGGTAACAAACGGTATGGTGTTGTATTGCTTAATTATATTTGACCAAATCACATCAGCTCCAACCTTACCAATCGATTGTTGAACCACTGGGTTAAACTTGGCGTAAAGCGGTGTTTCTGTTGATGACTGCAAATAAACCGTTGCGGCATTTTCTTTACCCAGCAAAATACTTTTGGCATCGGTTATAGTGATATTTTTGATAGCCGAAACAAATATGGGTGTTGCTTCTTTTACAGCATCTTCAGCGGCTCTGTTCATAGCTAATATTCCTTGATCGGCCAATTTTGACATTCCCATCTTTCTCAGCGTTCTGTCCAGTTTGGCTAATTCTTCGGGCATTAGAATTTTAACTGCATCATTTTTATAAAAACCATCGGTAGCAGTAAGTTTTGATACTTGTACGGTAACCCCTTTGTTAAGGGCTTCTTTTAGACCAGCAGCTATATCTAAGCTATTATTTGATTTCGTTACAGCATTGATTTTTTCGGATGCTTTTGTCAGTATGTCTTTGAATTGTGCATTGCTGATTGCAGGTAGGATAAGGAATAGGAATAGGGCCTTTTTCATTTTATTTTTAATTTTTTTCAAAAGTAGACAAACAATATTTACTAATGAAAAGCAATTTCCCAATGAAATGCTAAAAATGATAGACATCGTTTGCAATAATCGCTTGGTTTTATTTATTATATTTGTAATGTGTTGAAAAATAGATGTTTGTGTTTTTTTTTTTTTTGAGTTGGAATAATTGCAATTTTAAAAAATGAAGATACTGGAATTGGGATTACTGTCGGATGATGTTTTAGAAACGGAAGCTTTTTATAATCAAGTTTTGGGATTGGATACTTTGTATAGAGATCACTCCTCTGTTTCATTCCATGTAGGCGCCACTAAACTGACTTTTCATACTTCCCAAAATGTAAAACCGGTTTATCATTTTGCTTTTGATGTGCCAAATAACAAGCTTATTGAAGCTTTTTGTTGGATAGAAAGCAAAACCGAAATAATGTATGTTATTCCGCCCGATAAAATTGCCGATTTCTACAACTGGAATGCCAAGTCTTTTTATTTTTATGACAATAACGGGAATATTCTGGAGTTCATTGCGAGAAATGATTTAGATAACGCTTCACAAAATTCATTTGATGGCAAATCCATTCTGTCGGTTAGTGAGATGGGATTGGTTTCCAAAAATGTTGCAGCACAATGTGATGAACTATTTGAGAAATATGGATTAACGCCTTATTCAAAGCAACCCAAATTACCCAAGTTTATTGTTTTGGGAACTGTAACGGGAATTTTTATCCTTGTGGAAGAAAACAGGGATTGGTATCCAACAGATAAGAAATCAAAATCATTTTGGACAAAAATAGTTTTTAATCATGAAGGAGAAACTAGAGTATTGGAAGTTTTAGAATAAATAAAATCAAAATAAATGTAATATTAAATCAAACAAAAAAATGGAAAATCAAGACAATCAGCCATCACCGGCTAGTATTATGCAAATCGGATCTGGGTTTTGGTCATCAAAATTATTGCTGGCTGCAGTAAAGTTTCAATTATTTACCAAACTTGCTGAAAAGCAATCGATGTCAGCTCAGCAAATAAAGACGATGTTGAATCTGAAGTGTGCTGATATTCATTTGTTTGATTTTTTGGATGCCTTGACGGGACTTGGATTTCTGAATAGGGAAGGACTTTTGGAGTCAGCAATTTATTCCAATAGCGTCAATGCCGAGGCATTTTTGGTTATTAACAAGCCGGCCTATATTGGCGGAATGCTGGATATGCTGAATAACCGTTTGTATCAGTTTTGGGGAAACTTGGAGGAAGGTTTGCTTACCGGTTTGCCACAAAATGAAATTAAGGCAGGAGATGATAATTTATTTCACGAACTCTATAAATCACCTGAAAGATTATTGGAGTTTATCAATGCGATGGGAAGTATTCAGATAGGGAATTTTAATGCTTTTGCCCAGCTATTTGATTTTTCAAAATACAAAACCTTGACTGATGTTGGCGGATGCGGCGCGGCGTTGTCTACTACAGTGGCAATGCACCAGCCTCATATGAAATGCACTAGTTTTGATCTTCCTGTTGTGGAGCCTATTGCAAAAGAAAAAATAGCAAAGACACCTTTTTCGGATAGGGTTACAACAGCAAGCGGCGATTTTTTTGCTGATCCATTTCCAAAAGCAGATGTCGTGGTGATGGGAAATATACTTCACGATTGGGATGAACCAAAGAAATTGGCACTTCTTCAAAAAGCTTACGATGCCCTTCCGGAAGGTGGAGCATTTGTGGCGATAGAGAACGTAATTGATGATGATAGATCCAAAAATGTTTTCGGAATGATGATGAGCCTAAATATGCTGATTGAAACCGGAACTGGTTTTGATTATACTTTTTCCAGTTTCAATAAATGGACAAAAAGCGTTGGCTTCAAATCGACATCGATTGTTCCGCTCACAGGACCTGCAAGTGCGGCAATTGCTTATAAATAGATTGTTTAATGAAAATAAAATCTGCCTAATCTGCGTGCTAATTTTTTTCACGCAGATTTTTGCAGATTTTGCAGATTTAAAAAAACGGTTCTATTTCTTAAGAGAACACAACTGTTTTGTTATTATAGACCATCGTTTTTCGCTCGGCGTGCAAGGTAATGGCTCTAGCAAGAACCATACGCTCCAAATCACGACCTTTCATAATGAAATCCTCAATCGAATGGCTGTGGGAAACTCTGGAAATATCCTGTTCAATAATTGGTCCTTCATCGAGCCCTTCGGTAACGTAATGACTCGTGGCACCTATAATTTTTACGCCGCGCTTGAAAGCTGAATGATATGGTTTGGCTCCAGGAAATGCCGGTAAAAAGGAATGGTGAATATTAATGATTTTGTTTTTGTAAAGTGCAATCAAATTTGGAGTGATAATTTGCATATAGCGAGCCAAAACAATAAAATCAATATCAAACTTTTTCAATAATTCAATTTGTGCTTTTTCACCTTCTTCTTTGTTGTCTTTCGTGAAAGGAATGTGAAAAAACGGAATATTAAAACGCTCGGCAACCGGTTTCAAATCTTCGTGATTACTGATTATTAAAGGGATTTCTAATGGTAGTTCACCAGCACAAAAACGCCCCAAAATATCATACAGACAGTGATCGTATTTTGAAATAAATAACGCCATTTTTGGTTTTTCATCCTGTGGATACATCGCCCAAGTCATATTAAAAGGAGTGGCAAGATTCGTCTGAAA carries:
- the pyrF gene encoding orotidine-5'-phosphate decarboxylase, with translation MTTQELIQQIKIKKSFLCVGLDVDLNKIPKHLLELEDPIFEFNKAIIDATHDLAVAYKPNIAFFEAYGIKGWMSLQKTINYINEKHPEIFTIADAKRGDIGNTSSMYAKAFFEDLNFDSVTVAPYMGKDSVEPFLAFENKHTIMLALTSNEGAFDFQTLIVNGTRGEAERSEAKELYKHVLETSKTWKNSENLMYVVGATKAEYFTEVRKIVPDSFLLVPGVGAQGGSLSEVCKYGMNDNVGLLINSSRAIIYASNGTDFADVARNEALKMQQEMEEILKGLNV
- a CDS encoding ABC transporter substrate-binding protein, giving the protein MKQLTDQLGITHTFDSSPKRIVSLVPSQTELLYDLGLEDRIVGITKFCVHPYHFKSTKKIVGGTKKVHYDKIRSLEPDIIICNKEENTHEMVEELRKICPVWVTNIVTIEDNFQMITDFGQIFDKRTEARKWNDKLAFALSDFKNFINDIPIKKVAYFIWKDPYMVVGSGTFIDELLKLNHFQNHFASKERYPEIELEKMETEGDLDLILLSSEPFPFKAADGYEIAKSTHNAQAVLVDGEMFSWYGSRLLKAFDYFKYLHKSI
- a CDS encoding alpha/beta fold hydrolase; this encodes MINYTVYKNENSDQWVTFVHGAGGSSSIWFKQIRDFKKDYNILLLDLRGHGESKTTLKTAFKQKYTFSALANDILEVLDHLKIEKSHFVGISLGTILIRQLAEMYPDRVQSMILGGAILKMNFRSQILMRLGNTFKYVLPYLVLYKFFAFVIMPKKSHKQSRSLFINEAKKLYQKEFIKWFKLTAEINPVLKWFRQVELNIPTLYVMGEEDYMFLPSVRKVVESHYKSSKLFVIENCGHVVNVEQPNAFNSAVLSFIHRAK
- a CDS encoding DUF4197 domain-containing protein: MKKALFLFLILPAISNAQFKDILTKASEKINAVTKSNNSLDIAAGLKEALNKGVTVQVSKLTATDGFYKNDAVKILMPEELAKLDRTLRKMGMSKLADQGILAMNRAAEDAVKEATPIFVSAIKNITITDAKSILLGKENAATVYLQSSTETPLYAKFNPVVQQSIGKVGADVIWSNIIKQYNTIPFVTKVNPDLTDYITKKALEGVFKMITVEEKNIRTNLNARTSDVLKKVFALQDKK
- a CDS encoding VOC family protein; translated protein: MKILELGLLSDDVLETEAFYNQVLGLDTLYRDHSSVSFHVGATKLTFHTSQNVKPVYHFAFDVPNNKLIEAFCWIESKTEIMYVIPPDKIADFYNWNAKSFYFYDNNGNILEFIARNDLDNASQNSFDGKSILSVSEMGLVSKNVAAQCDELFEKYGLTPYSKQPKLPKFIVLGTVTGIFILVEENRDWYPTDKKSKSFWTKIVFNHEGETRVLEVLE
- a CDS encoding methyltransferase, whose translation is MENQDNQPSPASIMQIGSGFWSSKLLLAAVKFQLFTKLAEKQSMSAQQIKTMLNLKCADIHLFDFLDALTGLGFLNREGLLESAIYSNSVNAEAFLVINKPAYIGGMLDMLNNRLYQFWGNLEEGLLTGLPQNEIKAGDDNLFHELYKSPERLLEFINAMGSIQIGNFNAFAQLFDFSKYKTLTDVGGCGAALSTTVAMHQPHMKCTSFDLPVVEPIAKEKIAKTPFSDRVTTASGDFFADPFPKADVVVMGNILHDWDEPKKLALLQKAYDALPEGGAFVAIENVIDDDRSKNVFGMMMSLNMLIETGTGFDYTFSSFNKWTKSVGFKSTSIVPLTGPASAAIAYK
- the purU gene encoding formyltetrahydrofolate deformylase — protein: MQKITILIHCEDKKAIIASVTNYIASIDGNIIYLDQHVDADENVFFMRLECEFSRDTWNIETIKSHFQTNLATPFNMTWAMYPQDEKPKMALFISKYDHCLYDILGRFCAGELPLEIPLIISNHEDLKPVAERFNIPFFHIPFTKDNKEEGEKAQIELLKKFDIDFIVLARYMQIITPNLIALYKNKIINIHHSFLPAFPGAKPYHSAFKRGVKIIGATSHYVTEGLDEGPIIEQDISRVSHSHSIEDFIMKGRDLERMVLARAITLHAERKTMVYNNKTVVFS